From a single Rosa rugosa chromosome 7, drRosRugo1.1, whole genome shotgun sequence genomic region:
- the LOC133720222 gene encoding mediator of RNA polymerase II transcription subunit 14 isoform X2, translated as MASELGQQTVDLSTVVNRAAEESFLSLKELMEKSKAAAPELSDTDKKIGLLKYLVKTQQRMLRLNVLAKWCQQVPLIQYCQQLTSTLSSHDTCFTQAADSLFFMHEGLQQACAPVYDVPSAVEILLSGSYQRLPKCIEDVGLQSSLSEDEQKPALKKLDMLVRRQLLEVSIPKEISEVKVSDGTALLRVNGEFKVLITLGYRGHLSMWRILHLELLVGERSGLIKLEVSQRYTLGDDLERRMAAAENPFKTLYSFLHEMCVKLVIDTVLRQVQALRQGRWKDAIRFEVLSDGSTSHAGTSGSAQLNQDGETETSGLRTPGLKIVYWLDFDKNSGISDSSLCPSIKIDPGPDLLIKCVHSTFVIDPLTGKEAEFSLDQSCIDVEKLLLRAICCNRYTRLLEIQKELEKNVQICRGSGDVAFQSCVEEADSDHKKKDFKSDVREYEGHEVLRVRAYGSSFFTLGINIRNGRFRLQSSRNILASSAFLSECEDALNQGTMTAAEVFISLRSKSILHLFASIGRFLGLEVYENGLPAVKLPKNILNGSTMLLMGFPDCGSSYFLLMQLDKDFKPLFKLLETQPDSSGKADSLNDQNHVIRIKKIDVNQMQMHEDDMNLSLLDWGKLQSILPSAGRSNQSSENGLLTDISLEGSMPIAGCPPSSFSSVVDEVFELEKGLSAPSFSLQNGTSSFNTSSASHFGSAPMNLHSIKAGSPASKWEGGMQMSQLNSAANVSGMASHYNGSLYSSSNVKGTIQSSSLSSLSSATGRSVSVKKMSVSKSDQDLASLRSPQLVDYGSTSMDEDHLRFMSDTSKGATYGFRSSRLLSPPGPSGPRISGPGMRPVTGSFRVAGSNSCVTTPATHAPDSGVCDGPNHDDSNHDRKLRKRTLSEMLDLIPSLQGVEANLGSCKRRKVSEVDQAQHSSSQVLMSMDMTSKTGLYSYGDLISEANKGYAPSSIYVSALLHVVRHCSLGIKHARLTSQMGALDIPYVEEVGLRSTSSNIWFRLPFARGDSWQHLCLRLGRAGSIYWDVKINDQHFRDLWELQKGSNTTPWGSGVRIANTSDIDSHIRYDPEGVVLSYQSVEADSIKKLVADIQRLSNARMFSLGMRKLLGVRADEKPEESVNSDSKAPGGKGSFEGADRLSEQMRRAFRIEAVGLMSLWFSFGSGVLARFVVEWESGKEGCTMHVSPDQLWPHTKFLEDFINGAEVASLLDCIRLTAGPLHALAAATRPARAGPIPGVSGMTILSSVPKQAGYVPSQGLMQTSSTTNVSQSPVPVGNSVSSAATGPLTNHGLHGAAMLAAAAGRGGPGIVPSSLLPIDVSVVLRGPYWIRIIYRKHFAVDMRCFAGDQVWLQPATPPKGGPSVGGSLPCPQFRPFIMEHVAQELNGLDTNFNGVQQTGLANLHTQNLSAGPQLSAVNGNRVNLPSSAALSRTGNQVASLNRAGNASPVSSNLAVMSSGMPLRRSPGAGVPAHVRGELNTAIIGLGDDGGYGGGWVPLVALKKVLRGILKYLGVLWLFAQLPDLLKEILGSILKDNEGALLNLDQEQPALRFFVGSCNLFLLW; from the exons ATGGCGTCGGAGCTAGGGCAACAGACGGTGGACCTCTCCACGGTGGTGAACCGCGCCGCGGAGGAGTCGTTCCTCTCTTTAAAGGAGCTCATGGAGAAATCGAAGGCGGCGGCGCCGGAGCTCTCCGATACCGATAAGAAAATAGGGCTGCTCAAGTACTTGGTCAAGACCCAGCAACGCATGCTCCGGCTCAATGTCCTCGCCAAGTGGTGCCAGCAG GTCCCATTGATACAATATTGTCAGCAACTTACTTCTACGTTGTCAAGTCATGATACCTGTTTTACTCAAGCAGCAGATTCATTGTTTTTCATGCATGAAGGTCTGCAACAAGCTTGTGCTCCTGTTTATGATGTTCCATCTGCAGTTGAAATCCTCCTATCAGGATCATATCAGCGGTTACCAAAATGTATAGAAGATGTGGGTCTTCAGAGTTCACTAAGTGAGGATGAGCAGAAGCCGGCTTTGAAAAAACTGGACATGCTTGTGCGGAGACAATTACTAGAAGTGTCGATCCCAAAAGAAATAAGCGAGGTTAAAGTCTCTGATGGTACAGCACTGCTTCGTGTAAATGGGGAATTCAAGGTTTTAATTACTCTTGGCTACCGAGGGCACCTATCAATGTGGAGGATACTGCACTTGGAGCTGCTTGTTGGCGAGAGAAGTGGACTTATAAAGCTAGAAGTATCTCAGCGGTATACTCTTGGGGATGATTTAGAGCGCAGAATGGCTGCTGCAGAAAATCCATTCAAGACATTGTACTCTTTTCTACATGAGATGTGTGTTAAACTTGTCATAGACACTGTCCTAAGGCAAGTACAGGCTCTTCGCCAGGGGAGATGGAAGGATGCAATCCGATTTGAGGTCCTATCTGATGGGAGCACCAGTCATGCAGGGACTTCTGGCTCTGCGCAATTAAATCAAGATGGAGAAACTGAAACATCTGGTTTACGAACGCCAGGGTTAAAAATTGTATACTGGTTAGATTTCGATAAAAACAGTGGTATTTCTGATTCATCATTATGTCCGTCTATAAAAATTGATCCAGGACCAGATCTACTGATAAAATGTGTTCATAGCACATTTGTAATAGATCCATTAACTGGAAAGGAGGCAGAATTCTCTCTTGACCAAAGTTGTATTGATGTTGAGAAATTGCTTCTGAGAGCCATATGCTGTAATAGATATACTCGTCTTCTCGAAATTCAGAAAGAGCTGGAGAAAAACGTTCAAATCTGTCGAGGTTCAGGGGATGTTGCTTTTCAGTCCTGTGTGGAAGAAGCGGACAGTGACCATAAAAag AAAGATTTTAAGTCAGATGTCAGAGAATATGAAGGGCACGAAGTATTACGTGTGCGTGCCTATGGGTCATCATTTTTTACTCTGGGAATAAATATAAG GAATGGCCGCTTTCGTCTTCAGTCCTCCCGGAATATTCTTGCTTCTTCTGCATTTTTGTCTGAATGTGAAGATGCTTTAAATCAGGGAACTATGACTGCAGCCGAAGTTTTCATTAGCTTGAGAAGCAAAAGTATTTTGCACTTATTTGCATCTATTGGAAGGTTTTTAGGCCTTGAG GTATATGAAAATGGTTTACCTGCAGTTAAATTACCAAAGAACATTTTGAATGGCTCAACTATGTTGCTAATGGGATTTCCAGATTGTGGGAGCTCTTATTTTTTGCTGATGCAGCTTGATAAGGATTTCAAACCCCTTTTTAAATTGCTTGAGACTCAGCCCGATTCTTCTGGAAAAGCTGATTCTCTCAATGACCAAAATCATGTGATACGGATCAAGAAAATTGATGTTAACCAGATGCAGATGCATGAAGATGATATGAATTTAAGCTTGCTTGACTGGGGAAAACTACAATCCATATTGCCTAGCGCTGGTAGATCTAATCAGTCATCTGAAAATGGTCTTCTTACGGATATCAGCCTCGAGGGTTCTATGCCAATTGCAGGGTGTCCACCATCGAGTTTTTCTTCTGTGGTTGATGAAGTGTTTGAACTGGAGAAAGGGTTATCTGCACCTTCCTTCTCTCTTCAAAATGGAACTTCATCATTCAACACATCTTCTGCCTCTCATTTTGGCTCTGCTCCAATGAATCTTCATTCCATAAAAGCTGGAAGTCCAGCTTCCAAATGGGAGGGAGGTATGCAGATGTCGCAGTTAAACAGTGCTGCGAATGTTTCTGGTATGGCATCCCATTATAATGGATCCTTGTATTCATCAAGTAACGTGAAGGGCACCATACAGTCTTCTTCTCTCAGTTCTCTGTCTTCTGCTACTGGAAGGAGTGTCTCTGTGAAGAAAATGTCTGTTTCAAAGTCTGATCAGGATTTGGCTTCGCTTAGGTCTCCCCAGTTAGTAGATTATGGTTCTACTTCAATGGATGAAGATCACCTGAGATTTATGAGTGATACTTCAAAGGGTGCAACATATGGATTTAGATCTTCTCGCCTATTATCTCCACCTGGTCCCAGTGGCCCCCGAATATCCGGGCCAGGCATGAGACCTGTAACTGGATCTTTCAGAGTCGCTGGTTCAAACTCATGTGTAACAACTCCTGCAA cccATGCACCTGATTCTGGAGTCTGCGATGGCCCTAATCATGATGATTCAAATCATGATAGAAAACTTCGAAAGCGTACACTTTCAGAAATGTTGGATCTGATCCCATCACTGCAAGGTGTGGAAGCCAATTTAGGATCTTGTAAAAGGAGGAAAGTTTCTGAAGTCGATCAGGCTCAGCACTCTTCATCGCAGGTGTTAATGTCAATGGATATGACTTCAAAAACTGGATTATACAGTTATGGGGATCTTATATCTGAAGCTAATAAGGGATATGCACCTTCTAGCATTTATGTTTCAGCTCTTCTTCATGTGGTCAGGCACTGTTCACTTGGTATTAAGCATGCCAGACTAACTAGCCAGATGGGGGCTCTGGACATCCCTTATGTTGAAGAAGTGGGGTTAAGAAGTACATCTTCAAACATATGGTTCCGACTTCCATTTGCCAGGGGTGATTCATGGCAACACCTGTGCTTGCGACTTGGCAGAGCTGGAAGCATATATTGGGATGTAAAAATAAATGACCAGCATTTCCGCGATTTGTGGGAGCTTCAGAAAGGAAGCAATACTACACCTTGGGGTTCTGGTGTTCGTATTGCCAATACTTCTGACATTGACTCTCATATTCGTTATGATCCAGAAGGTGTTGTTCTCAGTTATCAGTCTGTGGAGGCTGATAGTATAAAGAAGTTAGTGGCAGATATCCAAAGGCTTTCTAATGCAAGAATGTTTTCCCTGGGGATGCGGAAACTGCTTGGAGTAAGAGCAGATGAGAAACCAGAAGAAAGTGTAAACTCCGATTCTAAAGCACCAGGAGGCAAAGGTTCTTTTGAGGGAGCTGATAGGTTATCTGAACAAATGAGAAGGGCATTTAGAATTGAGGCAGTAGGACTCATGAGTTTGTGGTTCAGTTTTGGATCTGGTGTCCTGGCTCGCTTTGTTGTTGAGTGGGAATCAGGTAAAGAGGGTTGTACTATGCACGTATCTCCTGACCAACTTTGGCCTCATACCAAG TTTCTGGAAGATTTCATAAACGGAGCTGAAGTTGCATCACTTTTGGACTGCATTCGCCTCACTGCGGGTCCCTTACATGCTCTTGCAGCTGCAACTCGACCGGCGCGAGCTGGTCCTATTCCAGGGGTTAGTGGGATGACAATTCTCTCTTCTGTCCCAAAACAGGCCGGGTACGTACCATCCCAGGGCCTTATGCAAACCAGTTCAACCACAAATGTTAGTCAGTCTCCTGTCCCTGTTGGGAACTCTGTTTCATCTGCTGCTACAGGCCCTCTTACAAATCACGGCCTTCACGGGGCTGCAATGTTAGCTGCTGCTGCTGGCCGAGGTGGACCTGGCATTGTACCTAGCTCACTGTTGCCCATTGATGTTTCTGTTGTGCTGCGTGGTCCTTACTGGATACGAATTATATATCGGAAGCACTTTGCAGTTGACATGCGATGTTTTGCAGGAGATCAGGTCTGGTTACAACCAGCAACGCCACCAAAGGGGGGCCCTTCAGTTGGAGGTTCTTTGCCTTGCCCGCAATTTCGGCCATTTATTATGGAGCATGTGGCCCAAGAATTGAATGGTTTAGATACTAATTTCAATGGTGTTCAACAAACGGGATTGGCAAATTTACACACTCAAAACCTCAGTGCAGGTCCCCAGCTGTCTGCTGTCAATGGAAATAGGGTTAACCTCCCTAGTTCTGCTGCATTGTCTAGGACAGGCAATCAAGTAGCTAGTTTGAACCGTGCTGGAAATGCTTCTCCAGTATCCTCGAATTTGGCTGTCATGAGCTCAGGGATGCCTTTACGTAGATCACCAGGTGCAGGTGTCCCTGCTCATGTGAGAGGAGAACTGAATACAGCCATTATTGGTCTTGGAGATGATGGGGGGTATGGAGGTGGTTGGGTCCCCCTTGTTGCTCTTAAAAAGGTGCTGAGAGGTATTCTCAAGTACCTTGGAGTGCTGTGGCTATTTGCCCAGCTGCCCGATCTTTTGAAAGAGATTCTAGGGTCCATTTTGAAAGACAATGAAGGTGCACTATTAAATTTGGACCAGGAGCAGCCTGCTTTGCGTTTCTTTGTGGG ATCATGTAATCTCTTTTTGTTGTGGTGA
- the LOC133720222 gene encoding mediator of RNA polymerase II transcription subunit 14 isoform X1 yields the protein MASELGQQTVDLSTVVNRAAEESFLSLKELMEKSKAAAPELSDTDKKIGLLKYLVKTQQRMLRLNVLAKWCQQVPLIQYCQQLTSTLSSHDTCFTQAADSLFFMHEGLQQACAPVYDVPSAVEILLSGSYQRLPKCIEDVGLQSSLSEDEQKPALKKLDMLVRRQLLEVSIPKEISEVKVSDGTALLRVNGEFKVLITLGYRGHLSMWRILHLELLVGERSGLIKLEVSQRYTLGDDLERRMAAAENPFKTLYSFLHEMCVKLVIDTVLRQVQALRQGRWKDAIRFEVLSDGSTSHAGTSGSAQLNQDGETETSGLRTPGLKIVYWLDFDKNSGISDSSLCPSIKIDPGPDLLIKCVHSTFVIDPLTGKEAEFSLDQSCIDVEKLLLRAICCNRYTRLLEIQKELEKNVQICRGSGDVAFQSCVEEADSDHKKKDFKSDVREYEGHEVLRVRAYGSSFFTLGINIRNGRFRLQSSRNILASSAFLSECEDALNQGTMTAAEVFISLRSKSILHLFASIGRFLGLEVYENGLPAVKLPKNILNGSTMLLMGFPDCGSSYFLLMQLDKDFKPLFKLLETQPDSSGKADSLNDQNHVIRIKKIDVNQMQMHEDDMNLSLLDWGKLQSILPSAGRSNQSSENGLLTDISLEGSMPIAGCPPSSFSSVVDEVFELEKGLSAPSFSLQNGTSSFNTSSASHFGSAPMNLHSIKAGSPASKWEGGMQMSQLNSAANVSGMASHYNGSLYSSSNVKGTIQSSSLSSLSSATGRSVSVKKMSVSKSDQDLASLRSPQLVDYGSTSMDEDHLRFMSDTSKGATYGFRSSRLLSPPGPSGPRISGPGMRPVTGSFRVAGSNSCVTTPATHAPDSGVCDGPNHDDSNHDRKLRKRTLSEMLDLIPSLQGVEANLGSCKRRKVSEVDQAQHSSSQVLMSMDMTSKTGLYSYGDLISEANKGYAPSSIYVSALLHVVRHCSLGIKHARLTSQMGALDIPYVEEVGLRSTSSNIWFRLPFARGDSWQHLCLRLGRAGSIYWDVKINDQHFRDLWELQKGSNTTPWGSGVRIANTSDIDSHIRYDPEGVVLSYQSVEADSIKKLVADIQRLSNARMFSLGMRKLLGVRADEKPEESVNSDSKAPGGKGSFEGADRLSEQMRRAFRIEAVGLMSLWFSFGSGVLARFVVEWESGKEGCTMHVSPDQLWPHTKFLEDFINGAEVASLLDCIRLTAGPLHALAAATRPARAGPIPGVSGMTILSSVPKQAGYVPSQGLMQTSSTTNVSQSPVPVGNSVSSAATGPLTNHGLHGAAMLAAAAGRGGPGIVPSSLLPIDVSVVLRGPYWIRIIYRKHFAVDMRCFAGDQVWLQPATPPKGGPSVGGSLPCPQFRPFIMEHVAQELNGLDTNFNGVQQTGLANLHTQNLSAGPQLSAVNGNRVNLPSSAALSRTGNQVASLNRAGNASPVSSNLAVMSSGMPLRRSPGAGVPAHVRGELNTAIIGLGDDGGYGGGWVPLVALKKVLRGILKYLGVLWLFAQLPDLLKEILGSILKDNEGALLNLDQEQPALRFFVGGYVFAVSVHRVQLLLQVLSVKRFHHQQQQQQQNPTTAQEELTPTEIGEICDYFSRRVASEPYDASRVASFITLLTLPISVLREFLKLIAWKKGLAQLVQGGDVAPAQKPRIELCLEYHAGSNIDENSDNSSVAKSNIHYDRPHNSVDFALTLVLDSAHIPHINAAGGAAWLPYCVSVKLRYSFGENPNVSFLGMEGSHGGRACWLRVDDWEKCKQKVARTVESCSGGDNSLGRLRLVADYVQRTLHVWLQGLRDGGVVSSTPGGT from the exons ATGGCGTCGGAGCTAGGGCAACAGACGGTGGACCTCTCCACGGTGGTGAACCGCGCCGCGGAGGAGTCGTTCCTCTCTTTAAAGGAGCTCATGGAGAAATCGAAGGCGGCGGCGCCGGAGCTCTCCGATACCGATAAGAAAATAGGGCTGCTCAAGTACTTGGTCAAGACCCAGCAACGCATGCTCCGGCTCAATGTCCTCGCCAAGTGGTGCCAGCAG GTCCCATTGATACAATATTGTCAGCAACTTACTTCTACGTTGTCAAGTCATGATACCTGTTTTACTCAAGCAGCAGATTCATTGTTTTTCATGCATGAAGGTCTGCAACAAGCTTGTGCTCCTGTTTATGATGTTCCATCTGCAGTTGAAATCCTCCTATCAGGATCATATCAGCGGTTACCAAAATGTATAGAAGATGTGGGTCTTCAGAGTTCACTAAGTGAGGATGAGCAGAAGCCGGCTTTGAAAAAACTGGACATGCTTGTGCGGAGACAATTACTAGAAGTGTCGATCCCAAAAGAAATAAGCGAGGTTAAAGTCTCTGATGGTACAGCACTGCTTCGTGTAAATGGGGAATTCAAGGTTTTAATTACTCTTGGCTACCGAGGGCACCTATCAATGTGGAGGATACTGCACTTGGAGCTGCTTGTTGGCGAGAGAAGTGGACTTATAAAGCTAGAAGTATCTCAGCGGTATACTCTTGGGGATGATTTAGAGCGCAGAATGGCTGCTGCAGAAAATCCATTCAAGACATTGTACTCTTTTCTACATGAGATGTGTGTTAAACTTGTCATAGACACTGTCCTAAGGCAAGTACAGGCTCTTCGCCAGGGGAGATGGAAGGATGCAATCCGATTTGAGGTCCTATCTGATGGGAGCACCAGTCATGCAGGGACTTCTGGCTCTGCGCAATTAAATCAAGATGGAGAAACTGAAACATCTGGTTTACGAACGCCAGGGTTAAAAATTGTATACTGGTTAGATTTCGATAAAAACAGTGGTATTTCTGATTCATCATTATGTCCGTCTATAAAAATTGATCCAGGACCAGATCTACTGATAAAATGTGTTCATAGCACATTTGTAATAGATCCATTAACTGGAAAGGAGGCAGAATTCTCTCTTGACCAAAGTTGTATTGATGTTGAGAAATTGCTTCTGAGAGCCATATGCTGTAATAGATATACTCGTCTTCTCGAAATTCAGAAAGAGCTGGAGAAAAACGTTCAAATCTGTCGAGGTTCAGGGGATGTTGCTTTTCAGTCCTGTGTGGAAGAAGCGGACAGTGACCATAAAAag AAAGATTTTAAGTCAGATGTCAGAGAATATGAAGGGCACGAAGTATTACGTGTGCGTGCCTATGGGTCATCATTTTTTACTCTGGGAATAAATATAAG GAATGGCCGCTTTCGTCTTCAGTCCTCCCGGAATATTCTTGCTTCTTCTGCATTTTTGTCTGAATGTGAAGATGCTTTAAATCAGGGAACTATGACTGCAGCCGAAGTTTTCATTAGCTTGAGAAGCAAAAGTATTTTGCACTTATTTGCATCTATTGGAAGGTTTTTAGGCCTTGAG GTATATGAAAATGGTTTACCTGCAGTTAAATTACCAAAGAACATTTTGAATGGCTCAACTATGTTGCTAATGGGATTTCCAGATTGTGGGAGCTCTTATTTTTTGCTGATGCAGCTTGATAAGGATTTCAAACCCCTTTTTAAATTGCTTGAGACTCAGCCCGATTCTTCTGGAAAAGCTGATTCTCTCAATGACCAAAATCATGTGATACGGATCAAGAAAATTGATGTTAACCAGATGCAGATGCATGAAGATGATATGAATTTAAGCTTGCTTGACTGGGGAAAACTACAATCCATATTGCCTAGCGCTGGTAGATCTAATCAGTCATCTGAAAATGGTCTTCTTACGGATATCAGCCTCGAGGGTTCTATGCCAATTGCAGGGTGTCCACCATCGAGTTTTTCTTCTGTGGTTGATGAAGTGTTTGAACTGGAGAAAGGGTTATCTGCACCTTCCTTCTCTCTTCAAAATGGAACTTCATCATTCAACACATCTTCTGCCTCTCATTTTGGCTCTGCTCCAATGAATCTTCATTCCATAAAAGCTGGAAGTCCAGCTTCCAAATGGGAGGGAGGTATGCAGATGTCGCAGTTAAACAGTGCTGCGAATGTTTCTGGTATGGCATCCCATTATAATGGATCCTTGTATTCATCAAGTAACGTGAAGGGCACCATACAGTCTTCTTCTCTCAGTTCTCTGTCTTCTGCTACTGGAAGGAGTGTCTCTGTGAAGAAAATGTCTGTTTCAAAGTCTGATCAGGATTTGGCTTCGCTTAGGTCTCCCCAGTTAGTAGATTATGGTTCTACTTCAATGGATGAAGATCACCTGAGATTTATGAGTGATACTTCAAAGGGTGCAACATATGGATTTAGATCTTCTCGCCTATTATCTCCACCTGGTCCCAGTGGCCCCCGAATATCCGGGCCAGGCATGAGACCTGTAACTGGATCTTTCAGAGTCGCTGGTTCAAACTCATGTGTAACAACTCCTGCAA cccATGCACCTGATTCTGGAGTCTGCGATGGCCCTAATCATGATGATTCAAATCATGATAGAAAACTTCGAAAGCGTACACTTTCAGAAATGTTGGATCTGATCCCATCACTGCAAGGTGTGGAAGCCAATTTAGGATCTTGTAAAAGGAGGAAAGTTTCTGAAGTCGATCAGGCTCAGCACTCTTCATCGCAGGTGTTAATGTCAATGGATATGACTTCAAAAACTGGATTATACAGTTATGGGGATCTTATATCTGAAGCTAATAAGGGATATGCACCTTCTAGCATTTATGTTTCAGCTCTTCTTCATGTGGTCAGGCACTGTTCACTTGGTATTAAGCATGCCAGACTAACTAGCCAGATGGGGGCTCTGGACATCCCTTATGTTGAAGAAGTGGGGTTAAGAAGTACATCTTCAAACATATGGTTCCGACTTCCATTTGCCAGGGGTGATTCATGGCAACACCTGTGCTTGCGACTTGGCAGAGCTGGAAGCATATATTGGGATGTAAAAATAAATGACCAGCATTTCCGCGATTTGTGGGAGCTTCAGAAAGGAAGCAATACTACACCTTGGGGTTCTGGTGTTCGTATTGCCAATACTTCTGACATTGACTCTCATATTCGTTATGATCCAGAAGGTGTTGTTCTCAGTTATCAGTCTGTGGAGGCTGATAGTATAAAGAAGTTAGTGGCAGATATCCAAAGGCTTTCTAATGCAAGAATGTTTTCCCTGGGGATGCGGAAACTGCTTGGAGTAAGAGCAGATGAGAAACCAGAAGAAAGTGTAAACTCCGATTCTAAAGCACCAGGAGGCAAAGGTTCTTTTGAGGGAGCTGATAGGTTATCTGAACAAATGAGAAGGGCATTTAGAATTGAGGCAGTAGGACTCATGAGTTTGTGGTTCAGTTTTGGATCTGGTGTCCTGGCTCGCTTTGTTGTTGAGTGGGAATCAGGTAAAGAGGGTTGTACTATGCACGTATCTCCTGACCAACTTTGGCCTCATACCAAG TTTCTGGAAGATTTCATAAACGGAGCTGAAGTTGCATCACTTTTGGACTGCATTCGCCTCACTGCGGGTCCCTTACATGCTCTTGCAGCTGCAACTCGACCGGCGCGAGCTGGTCCTATTCCAGGGGTTAGTGGGATGACAATTCTCTCTTCTGTCCCAAAACAGGCCGGGTACGTACCATCCCAGGGCCTTATGCAAACCAGTTCAACCACAAATGTTAGTCAGTCTCCTGTCCCTGTTGGGAACTCTGTTTCATCTGCTGCTACAGGCCCTCTTACAAATCACGGCCTTCACGGGGCTGCAATGTTAGCTGCTGCTGCTGGCCGAGGTGGACCTGGCATTGTACCTAGCTCACTGTTGCCCATTGATGTTTCTGTTGTGCTGCGTGGTCCTTACTGGATACGAATTATATATCGGAAGCACTTTGCAGTTGACATGCGATGTTTTGCAGGAGATCAGGTCTGGTTACAACCAGCAACGCCACCAAAGGGGGGCCCTTCAGTTGGAGGTTCTTTGCCTTGCCCGCAATTTCGGCCATTTATTATGGAGCATGTGGCCCAAGAATTGAATGGTTTAGATACTAATTTCAATGGTGTTCAACAAACGGGATTGGCAAATTTACACACTCAAAACCTCAGTGCAGGTCCCCAGCTGTCTGCTGTCAATGGAAATAGGGTTAACCTCCCTAGTTCTGCTGCATTGTCTAGGACAGGCAATCAAGTAGCTAGTTTGAACCGTGCTGGAAATGCTTCTCCAGTATCCTCGAATTTGGCTGTCATGAGCTCAGGGATGCCTTTACGTAGATCACCAGGTGCAGGTGTCCCTGCTCATGTGAGAGGAGAACTGAATACAGCCATTATTGGTCTTGGAGATGATGGGGGGTATGGAGGTGGTTGGGTCCCCCTTGTTGCTCTTAAAAAGGTGCTGAGAGGTATTCTCAAGTACCTTGGAGTGCTGTGGCTATTTGCCCAGCTGCCCGATCTTTTGAAAGAGATTCTAGGGTCCATTTTGAAAGACAATGAAGGTGCACTATTAAATTTGGACCAGGAGCAGCCTGCTTTGCGTTTCTTTGTGGG TGGCTATGTATTTGCAGTAAGTGTTCATAGAgttcaacttcttcttcaagtcCTGAGTGTGAAAAGATTCCATCAtcagcagcagcaacagcagcaAAATCCAACCACTGCTCAAGAGGAATTGACTCCAACTGAAATAGGAGAAATTTGTGACTACTTTAGTCGACGTGTTGCATCAGAGCCTTACGATGCTTCTCGTGTTGCATCATTCATCACTCTTTTGACCTTACCCATATCAGTTCTAAGAGAATTCTTGAAATTAATAGCATGGAAAAAAGGACTAGCCCAGCTGGTGCAGGGTGGTGATGTAGCTCCTGCTCAGAAACCCCGTATTGAATTATGTCTTGAATATCATGCTGGGTCGAATATAGATGAGAACTCAGATAATTCATCTGTTGCCAAAAGTAATATCCATTATGATCGGCCTCACAACTCGGTTGATTTTGCACTGACTCTTGTTCTTGATTCTGCTCACATACCCCACATAAATGCCGCAGGCGGTGCAGCATGGCTGCCTTACTGTGTATCAGTGAAGTTGAGGTATTCATTTGGCGAAAATCCTAATGTGTCCTTTCTTGGCATGGAAGGAAGCCATGGAGGTCGAGCTTGCTGGTTGCGTGTTGATGACTGGGAGAAGTGTAAACAAAAGGTTGCTCGGACTGTGGAGAGTTGTTCAGGAGGAGACAATAGTCTCGGAAGGTTGAGACTTGTTGCTGACTATGTGCAAAGAACGCTACATGTGTGGCTTCAAGGTTTGAGGGATGGCGGTGTGGTTAGTTCAACCCCTGGGGGCACATGA